The window CGACAAAATTAAAAAATTGCTTTGTATATTCTATATACTAAAATTTCTCACTTCTTTGCTCATCGAAGTTTTATTAATTTCTTATTAAATTCACCCTTAAATTTAGTAATTGGTGCCTTAGGAACTGGAAAAACTGCTTTAATGGTTTTGGCTTCTTACTTATTAAGCGGTTGAAAAACGATTTCTACCCTTCCAATTACCAATAAACAAATGCTTTCGTTAGGGCACATGTCGCTTTTAGATTATAATTATCCGATATTAGAAGAAAAGCATTTACTGTTATGAGATGAAACCAACTTATTTTTAGAAGGTACTGACTATAAAGAAAATGATAGGGTAACTCAAGGTTTACAAGAATATTTTGCTTCAGCACGGCAATTTACCCATATCGTATTAGCAAGCGGTCAACGAGCTGAACATATATGAGTTAAAGTTCGTGATATTGCGAATTCAATAATTGTTGGAATTAGAAAAAAACCGGTTAGTATCTTTCGTCCTTATTTACAAGTTATTTATGGTACTTTTAAATCGGTAAGCGAATATGAGCAATGACGATTAACTCTAATTAATGCAAAAAATGATAAAAAAGGTCGCAAAATCAAATATCGTAGTATTCCAGAATTAGACATTTATTTCTTTAAATTGAAAATTCCGATGTCAATTTTAAACCTTTACGATAATAAATATTTATCATTCTTGCGTGAATTAAGTAATCGTGCTTTGAATGATAATTATCAACATAAATTTTGAAATGATAATGTAATGGATATTGAAGCATTAGAATATTTAAAAATGGAAAAATTCAGTAAGATACTTACTAAGTTAAAAAATAATCTAAATAAGAAAAACAAGTAAAGGAGTTTAAAAATGGAAAACTTAGAAAAAATGGCTAGTTTGATTGGCGATATGTTTTATAAAGTTTTTGATTTAATTTGAACTTTAACCATTCCCGGAACAGATATTCGCATTATTATTTTTCCACTAATTATGCTTGTGATAAATCTTGTAATTGGTGGTATTTTAGGTATTCATATTGAACGACCAAAAGTTGGTTTTCGTAAAAAATATCGAAAATCAGTTGCTAATTGAGAAACTAAGAAAAAATTGAGCCTGTCCAAAATTCTGTGTCTCGATAATTCATTCTGAATTATACTTAAACGAAGGAGAACAGAAAATGACAAAAAAAAAAAAAATAAAAAAAGAACCTGACGCAATTGATAAAGTTGTTGATTATTTTTTAGAAAATATTGATAATCCACAAGATTTATTTAAAGGCAATACTATTTTTCAGGAATTTACCAAAAAATTAACTGAACGAATGTTAAATACGGAAATTAAAGATTATCTTGAAACTGATGAGAATCATAATAAAAGAAATGGCAACACACAAAAAACCATTATTACTAAAAATGATTCAATCGCAATTGATGTACCAAGAGATCGAAATAGTACTTTTGAACCAGTAATTATTCCGAAAAGACAAAGAAGATTTGATAACTTTGATCAAAAAGTAATTTCTTTATATGCAAGAGGAATGACAATTTCTGATATCAAAGCACAATTGCAAGAATTCTATCACGGAGCAGAAATTTCAGAAAGTTTAATTAGTCAAATAACTGATGATGTTATTGAAGAAGTTAAAATGTGACAAACTAAACCTTTAGAGAAGATTTATCCGATTGTTTATTTTGATTGTATTGTTGTTAAAGTAAAGCAAGATAAACGAATAATAAATAAAGCAGTTTATCTTGCCTTAGGAATTAATTTAGATGGTTTAAAAGATATTTTAGGAATGTGAATTAGTGAGAATGAGGGAGCCAAATTTTGACTTAATAATCTTACGGAAATGAAAAATCGTGGCTTACAAGATATTCTTGTTGCTTGTAGTGATAATTTAACTGGGATGTCTGATGCAATAGAAGCTGTTTTCCCAAAAACACAGCATCAATTATGCATTGTTCATCAAATTCGCAATAGTTTAAAATTTGTTCCTTACAAAGATCGCAAACTTTTGTAGCTAATGATTTAAAATCAATTTATACAGCAATTAATGAAGAAATAGCGTTAATTGCTTTAGATCATTTTTCAGAAAAATGAAATAAAAAGTATCCACAAATTACTAAATCATGAAAAAATAACTGAAATAATTTAATAATTTTTCTTGAATATCCTCAGGAATTTAGAAGAATTATTTACACAACTAATGCGATTGAATCTGTTAATAGTCAATTAAGAAAAGTCATTAAGAATAAAAAGATTTTTCCTAATGACGCATCAGTTTTTAAAATATTTTATTTAGCATTTCAAAATATGGTTAAGAAATGAACGATGCCAATTCAAAATTGGGGTAGTGCAATTTCACATTTAATGATAAAATTTGAAGACAGAGTGAATTTAAGTTAATTACTTAGAGACACAGTTAATTGTACAGTCCCTGTTTTAATTAAAGTTATTGTTCTAAATAGCTAATATCGTTTTTATAAAACCTTATACTATAGTAGTAACTGTATTTGTTCTTACCGGCCCTTCTCTTTCTGATGAAAAAAATGCTTCACCGTTAAATGTTATTTTATCATTGTTTTTATCTATAGTAATTTCATTGGGTAATAAACTATATTTTTGTAAAATTTGCATTACTTCTGTAATTGATAATGTAACTATTTGTTCTTTATTGTTATCATCAATTATTTTGGCAGTAATATTTCCTGTAATTTTTTGTTTTAAATTTAATATAACTTTAGATGTAATTATTCTTACTGGATAAGTAATTTTTAATTTTTCATTGGGATTAAGTTCAAATTTATTAGCGGGTTCCTTAAAAATACTTAAAATCATTTCTTGTTCTTGTTTATTTGTGTTTGATAAATCAAAATTATTTGATAATTCATTAATGATTTCAGAATTTTTATTATTTATATTTGTAAAATCTGTTAATTTCATTTCATCATCAGAATTTATGTTTCAACCATTTAATTTATTTTCTTGTTTTGTTTTAGTTAATCCTGTTGTAATTTGAAATACTAATTTTGATTTTGAATTATATTCACAAGCAGGTACATTAAATGATCTTGTATTTGGAGTTTTATTGATAATTTCTCTATCAGAACATACATTTTCAGGAACATTAGATCATAAAAATGAATTTTCTTTTTTTGTTATTTCAATATCTGAAAAATTTAAATTATTAGTATCAATATAACTTATTTCTTTAAATTTTAAATTAGGGTTTTCATCACGAAACTTAAAAAATACTGCTCTTTTAATTAATTCATTTAAATTAATAGCATCAACATCATCTTTATTTTTAATTTTATAATTAACAGTAACTTCACCAAAATATTTACCATTGTCTTTTGCTTTAACTGTAGCTGATGTATCTGATGCTGTTTTATTAATAATTTCTAATTGTGATATATCTAAATCAGGATTTAAATAATTTAATTCATTTAAAATAATTTCATCATTAATAATGTTATTAAATCTTAAATTATTTATTTGAATAATAATATTTAAAAGCATTTTAGTTTTAGTTATTGCAAATGCATTACCACTTTTTTGTTCAATTATAATAGAACTAACTGCTTCATTTATACCATTTATTTTATGTGGTTTTCATGAATTATCATCATGCATAAAATAAAGGCCATCATCTGTCGCGAAATAAAGACTATTAGCTTTTACACTATCAGAAATATCATTTTGATGAACAGATATAGAATTAATAAATCCTGATATTTCAATAATTTTTCTAGCACCATAATCACCAGGTGTATTACTAATAAAATAAGATTTTCCTGTTTTAGTTATTGCAAATGCATTACCGCTTATTGGTGCAATTGTAACAAAAATAACTGCTTCATTTATACCATTTATTTTTTGGACTCTTCAATCTGCTCCCATAAAATAAAGGCCATCATTTGTTGCAAAATAAAGACTATTAGCTATGGTTGTACCAACAGTATTTGAAAAAATAGCAATATGATTAACTGATCTTGTTATTTCATTAATTTGTCTAACATTAAAATTATCTTTATTAATAAAATAAGATTTTCCTGTTTTAGTTATTGCAAATGCATTACCACTTTTTTGTTCAATTATAATAGAACTAACTGCTTCATTTATACCATTTATTTTATGTGGTTTTCATGAATTATCATCATGCATAAAATAAAGGCCATCATCTGTCGCGAAATAAAGACTATTAGCTTTTACACTATCAGAAATATCATTTTGATAAACAGATATAGAATTAATAAATCCTGATATTTCAATAATTTTTCTAGCACCATAATTACCAGGTGTATTACTAATAAAATAAGATTTTCCTGTTTTAGTTATTGCAAATGCATTACCGCTTATTGGTGCAATTGTAACAAAAATAACTGCTTCATTTATATCATTTATTTTTTGAACTCTTCAATCTGCTCCCATAAAATAAAGGCCATCATTTGTTGCAAAATAAAGACTATTAGCTATTGTTGTACCAACAGTATTTGAAAAAATAGCAATATGATTAACTGATCTTGTTATTTCATTAATTTGTCTAACATTAAAATTATCTTTATTAATAAAATAAGAATTTATTAAATTTAAATTATTAATATTTCTTTTAAATTTACTTATTTTTTTATTATTCTCAAGTTCTTGTTTTTCATAAGGGCTATTGGCAACGATTCCCGCAATTCCACTACTGGCTATTGTTATTGCACTTAATAAACTAAGTAATTTTTTCATATTAATCAAATCCTTTTCGTTAATTTTACTAATTAATAAAATTTACCGAACAATCAACATCCTTTCTAAAATTTGTACAGTCTAATTAATACAAGTTGATTATAACTTATTAAATAAGAATTTTTATTATTTTTTCAAAATATTGAATAATAATTCTAGAAAAGAATTTATCTTTAAAATAGAAAAATAAACTAACGGAATTTAACTTTGTTAAAATTACTACCAAGAAAGGCGATTTTTTATGTTAGAAATTAAAAATAATTTAAAAACTATAGAAAACAAGCATTGATTAAGTCTATTTACAACCCATAAAAATATGTACACCAATAAATGTGAACAATTAGCCAACGAATATGAAAAATTAGATGAATACTTATATAAATATCATTATCGGTTAAAACAAGGTTATAAAGTAGTTCATTTTGCATGAAGAACAATTATTACAATTTTTGGTGATGTTACTTTTAAACGACGCCGATATAAATATTGAAATCAAAAATCAGGTAAATTTGAATATGTGTGTTTGTTAGATAAAGAAATTGGTTTATTGCCCAAACAACGCATTTATTTTGATGTCCAATTTAAAGTTTTAAATCTTTTAGGTGATGGCAAACGCTATCGTGATGTTTTAGATGCTCTAAATCATTGTTATATTTCAAAAGGTAGTATTTCAAATATTTTAAATAAATATGATATTGCTGAATATTTTCAACTAGCAGAAAAAGAAACTAAAACTAGAATTGATGTCAAAAATAAGGATTTATATATTCAACTAGATGAAACATTTTTAGCGACATTAGATCATAAAGTTAAACAAGACCAAAGAATTCGTTTAGTTACTTTTCATACCGGGCATAAAGAAAAAAATTACAAAAATGCTCGTAGAGAGTTAGAAAATAAACGAGGTCATTTTCTAATGTTAAAAGTTGGTAAACGAATAAATACCATGGATTATCGTGATTTATTAATTAAAGAATTGCAAAAACATTATGTTAATATTAATTATGACAAAATAATTGTTTGTGGTGATGGTGATACTTGAATTAGAGAAATTGCCAATAGTTTTGGTAATGTTAGATATATTTTAGATGGTTATCATGCTATTAAAAAATTAAAACAAACTGCATTTAATATTATTTTTGAAAATCGCAAAGTAACACTAAATAGTTGAATTAAATTATATAAGGATGGAAATCATCAAGAATTAATCAAAACCATTCGTAATATTG is drawn from Spiroplasma endosymbiont of Clivina fossor and contains these coding sequences:
- a CDS encoding Mbov_0401 family ICE element transposase-like protein — protein: MLEIKNNLKTIENKHWLSLFTTHKNMYTNKCEQLANEYEKLDEYLYKYHYRLKQGYKVVHFAWRTIITIFGDVTFKRRRYKYWNQKSGKFEYVCLLDKEIGLLPKQRIYFDVQFKVLNLLGDGKRYRDVLDALNHCYISKGSISNILNKYDIAEYFQLAEKETKTRIDVKNKDLYIQLDETFLATLDHKVKQDQRIRLVTFHTGHKEKNYKNARRELENKRGHFLMLKVGKRINTMDYRDLLIKELQKHYVNINYDKIIVCGDGDTWIREIANSFGNVRYILDGYHAIKKLKQTAFNIIFENRKVTLNSWIKLYKDGNHQELIKTIRNIAKNELNKDIKTNLRKASNYFSNNKQGIHNQNLEWNIGCSIESDVSHLIKQQLGYGAKIYNHKNLNNLLHLRMANLNKLNVLYYINENINSEIEIRKEIYKNSLWNKYNKKNDDSWINKGIIVYTNKYRKHKFI